Sequence from the Trichoplusia ni isolate ovarian cell line Hi5 chromosome 1 unlocalized genomic scaffold, tn1 tig00000312_group0, whole genome shotgun sequence genome:
CTAGTCACCCGTTGGTAGTGTTTTTTCTATTCATAcgtgttttaaatattctgcTAGGTAAAACGATAAGTTGCGACCGGCAGTGTGCATAGGCTTGCATCGAAATTAAAGTTTgtctttataaattgaaatttctcTATTTGTAGAGAGAAGACATTAAGGTTATTTAACAATATCAGTTTAGTTTTGGTTTGTCGTCAAAGTGACCTCACCTCGAAGGTAGAGACAGCGTAGTGGTTCCCCTTCCTGGCGGTGACGACGGAGACGAGGTCGCCATCCTTGTTGACGATGGGCGTGCCGGCCAGGAACCTGTTACTGGACTCGAAGGTCGGGGCGCTGCGCCACTGAGCCAGCACACCGTCACTCGACACCAGCAGGATGCGCTTACTGCGGTTGATGAATACCTACAACAAAATACGGCACTTACAAACTGTAGTAGTTAATATACATGTGTGGCAGGCTGAAATAACAGCCCTTACAGAACCTCCAAAACAGAAAACTCTTATTTCCAAAGGTGTTGAGTACATCCCGTATGCCCGTATCTTCATGGAATCGAAATCAAAGGTTTTAATTTCAAGAAGGCCGTTTTCCAGGACCTTTCAAAACGTTAGCATAATGACTCCAGTTGCGCGGTTCTAAAGTGTCATTCATATGGAGCCGGCAAGAAACTATAAGTTACGTTAAGAATACAAAGCGCGTCTTACCTTCTCGGCAGTGTTCTCGTCGATCCTGACGTAGACGAGCTCGTCGAGCGGCGCCAGCACCTGCTCCGTGAACACGTCGCAGTAGTGGTGCGTCTTGTTCGCGAACTCCGCCACCTGCAACACCAACACATACTTAGTCGGAATGTGGAGAAGCCTTCTGACTATTGTGATCCTAAGctatagggatgatgacaacatttttaccagtgtccgtcttgtagtttattgtataataatggagacgtagtattttatttgtcccgcaaacataaatttccaaattacagtgaatgaaactgaCGCGTGTCGACACGATTGagttaccatatcgttacgtcacaagccagctcctaaactttaaagatttatttgtcaattttaggttttcataaaaaggaaaatacgtgtctaatatttttcatttatctatCTGAGGGActcattagatttttttctttttatatccaGTCACCATCcctattatttttcttcgtctctgtgcatgtgacttgaatttccTGGAAACCCACCGCGATACCTAGACCGGAAGATAGAAATATCGAACATTTGCCTCTTCCTCTGTTCAGAGTGATTGACTTAGATATCAAAATCTCACTTCAGGATTGGAAATTGCAAAAAAGAAGTGAGCATAACCGGAATGTTTCCTCTTACTTTTGCACGTGttcattataaaaagaaaaatatttggaacTGGACTGTCTCCTTAAAATGAAGATACAAAGATGCCGAATTACAAATACATCTGCCTCTCTCTGTCACCCACCTGTTCTGGTGTGCAGCAGTGGATGGGCACAGTGGTACCGAAGCTAGCGAACCTCTTGCCGTCTCGCTCATGCAGCTCGGCGGGGATGGAGAAGTTCTCCACCAGGCCCTTGTTGCTCTCGTTCAGGACTGTACGACCCATTATGTATCTCTGTAACAAGTGGTTACCAACTATAAGCTGATGTTTTTCGACccagtctatttttttttaataggcgTAACACCGGTTTCTCTTTTCGTCCTGGTTATCCTTAATCACGATAATTCCGTTTAATCCGGATTCCTTACGAATTTAAGATagagattaatttaattgaaagttaaattaGTTAGTATGTTTTGCTAAATATATCTATATCGCAACGAGACAGATTTCGTGGCATACAAGTTTTTTGTATGCCACGAAATCTATGGCTAAGCTATAGGTTATCACAAGTAAATTCAAGAAATACTCTTCTATTTCTCCATCATAAACTCGTTCTTCTCTGATTTGCCTTTCGGCATATCGGTGACGCTGAATTGAAAGTCCATTCTCAGCCATTCTGTCTCTAAAGACCCCATGACCTGAACCTGTCTGTAACCATGTTATTATACGATAGGACTATCATTGTGGcgtcttgtttgtttgtttgtaatcaGATCAGCGCCGCACCTTCCGATAAccgattataatataatgtatcaCACATCTTACTGATTTGTATAAGTACACCTTTATCAAATTAATTCGTTACTTTATCTCTTTCTAGAAAGTTGAATGACACgacttttaagtaaaaaataatttctccgTATTATATGAATATTACTTAAGTTCACGTATTTTAGGTAAGGAACCCCTATCTCCTTTAGAGTAGAAAATAGTGTGGTGCTTAGACAAAAATTGGCCAGTTTTAGAATATGTAAAACatagtaaaaacaatttaatgcaAATACTAATACAATGTAGAATAGGTCACGAGACCTTGCATAAAGACCAAAAAGGTTAGGACATTCTACGCCAATGATAGGCCATAATATAAAGGTCACTGGGGTCACATAAAGGCATAGTTCGTATATTAACTGACATAATTATGTGAGTAGTTAACCAACACCTGCACCATTGAACCGGTGTATTACGTCAAGTTACAAACATAGCTTCTACAATAATTTATGAATCACAGAATAGTGACTAAGCAGGCAGAAGAATTAGTGAAAGATGTTTATATTTCTCCCTGGCTGATTAAGAATAATTACTTAAACACATGAAACTAATTGGCATAAGGAAAATGCcctcaattaaaataacaaatgaataaacttTTTCCAAGAAATAACTAAGGAACCCAATAACAATCTAAGCCAATACAATTAAGTCAAACAcctacaaaactaataaaacaactGCATAATGAATTAACTTGAAGAAAACTCCTATTAGATTCGGAATTCTAATGCAGGGCTAtcaaaaaaatcgttttttttctcTTACTCCTTAAAACAggcttttgtataaaatattctaaaactagATCACACGACTCGTAAACTTAGCATTACATACTGTTTTCTATCGGTGCCACTGCCTGCAGTTCATTATTATGATAATGGTGTTAATAACACATACCTATTGTTCCCGGCGCGGCGCACGACTGCGACTCTAACATGTACTAGCGTCTTATTGATAACGCTATCACAAGATAGCAGATACCAAAATCATAAAGTTTACGAAATTCACTTTTATTATGACTAGTTTCGGTCGAGACGGGGATAAGATAGAGCTAGTGGAGTGACTAGGAGGCCTGATAACTAAGAAGacttattaaagttataaggATCTAGGTGGATTGAACTTTTTGGAAAACCTAGTTAAGGGAAAACGGGGGACTTTTCTGTgacaaaaatcatattattatataagaatTTAATGATAACACGATTGGACAAAACTTCTTCCCTTAAATAGAAGGGATATAATATACCAACCTACAGGATAGACGAAAGAGAGGCGCTCCCGAAATTTCgacaagaataaaaaattaaactaacatACGCATAGAACACGACAGACATCTGCAGCGAGATGAAACTTAAACGCAATAAGAATATTctatattattcaaaaatgtttcaaatgaATTGTTCGCATACCTATGTAAATAACCCAGTTGAGAGGAAGACAAAAATGCATAAACAAAGATAACAATAGGTACTTATACTCTTTGCGCTGTAGCATGGTGCGGGTGACAGTTACCTGTATGACGTTGACATCTGTCAATACCACATGACTAGGGATGTGACCTtatgcaattcatttttatcgcTAACGATACTCGCGGCATAAACCTAGttctctttaaatattgttatgaaaatTAGTGTGTTATTCAGTTCTGCAGTGTAACTACATGTATAAACTTgtcaatataaatgttttaaggctacataattatctttgttcttatataaaataatgaaaatcgggtttgttttttttcgtgaCAACATTTTTGCTCTATGGCGCGGCGGCCATTTTGTTTACTCCTCCGATGCTGTGAGTACGAATACGAGTGCTAGCGCCTTGACACGTATTacgatttcattatttgttttcatttttgttaaattgttatttgttataagtttgttaagtttgttgttttatttgttaaagtttgttggttgaatttgttgttattactATGCCtaagcatacaaaaaaaaaaacagttttgggTAGTCAGGCCAGGGAGCTTGTTGTTCGCCTCCGAGACTACTTTGAAAgagaacaacaaaataatggACCGTTGTTACCATTGAATCGAATTGTAGAACGAGTAACCGAAGCTCTTGATATTGGCCGCAATACTGTTTCGCGTATAACACGTGAGAAAATCGGCCAAGATGGGatgtctgaaaataaattatcgacACCCAACAAAAAGCGGACCAAGGTGAAGCCAATCACAGATTTAGATGATTTTACTAGGGTTGCTATTAGAAAtcatatttatgattattatagaAGAATGGAGCTACCCACATTGCTCAAGCttctaaaatcattaaaagaaGTTGACTTGTTCAAAGGAGGTATTACTTCGTTGCGGCAAGTTATAAAAGATATTggctttgtttacaaaaaagttaacaaaaggAAGATTATCATGGAGAGGACTGACATTGCCCTAGCAAGATGTACATTTTTAAGGAAGGCTAAAAACATAAGTGATTGGAGCAAAGTTGTCTTTTTGGATGAAACGTGGCTAAACGCCAACCACACAGTGGCTAAAAGTTGGACCGACGATACGGCACAATCGAGTACCAAAGTACCGGAGGGCAAAGGCGAACGCCTTATTATTTGTCACGCAGGTACAGCAAGTGGATTCGTCCCTAATTGTTTGCTGGCTTTTAAGTCAAAAAAAACTACGGAGTATCATGAGGAGATGAACTacgaaaaaattaaagattGGTTCATAggtctattaaataatttaaaagagcCTATGACCATAATAATGGACAACGCACCCTACCATTCGGTACAAGTTAATAAACCCCCAAACCAATCCAACCGCAAAAGCGAGTTGGTGAAGTGGCTGAGTGAAAACGGAGTTACAGcggatataaaaatgttaaagacgGAGCTTATTGCCTTAATCCGGCGTCATAAGCCACCAACTCCTACCTATGCTCTGGACGAGATAGCAAAAGAAAAAGGCCACCAGGTCCTTCGACTACCACCCTACCATTGCCAGTATAATGCTATTGAGCTGATTTGGGCTCAAATAAAAGGTAtgcttttaatttcaattcCCATTTTGAagctttataaacaaaacagctTTCCGATCGTAGCATgtagtttaaaaacattaccAGATACTAGATTAGACGTATTTCAAgagtaattttttgtattacttacttatgaaataaatgattatttgattgaattgaaatactttttttcataagttcgtttatttttaggtcACGCCGCAAGAAATAATACTTCGCCGCCCTTTACGGCAAATAAGATGTTGGCCCTATTACAAGAGGCCATCAACAATGTTCATCCTGAAGACTGGTCGAAGGTcgtgaataaaacaaaaagggaTATTATGTCTGATTGGGATCGTGACATACATATTGACAACATAATTGAGTCTTCGTTAATAATATCCGTCACAGATTCAGATGATGAATTGAGTGAGAATTCAGATGTTACTGACTCTGACATGAGTTTAGacgaataaaatgtattttttctctgCAACCATGCCCTATAAATGTTCTGTTGTATAATTATAGAccttttaacaacaaaaattgatATACGCTCAAtatacgttttttattataaaaaatatcgactATCCATCGTAGCAGTACCTTCCATCACTAAATACGTCTATGGCGTTACGTTATACGCATAACACTTTGcttaatttttcattcaatttgattttatttattttatttgtagactaGAACATTCTGGTtgggtttaatttaatttactacagttattaatgatttaatatattGCGAATGTGGTACAGCTGAAATACTTAGTCATAATTTGTAAATCGCGGCAACTTTCAAGAGTGAAACGAAATGTTACTGAAACTGTCACCCGCACCATGCTACAGCGCAAAGACTATagtatacatatttctttatgATTACGATTGACTCATAAAATCTCCGAATTATCTACTGAGCAAGCGTACATTATGTTGCGTCATTGTCTAGTAATAAATCCTCAGCATGAGTCAAACTATCCTGCTGGGAATCGATATACACGCGAAAACAAGCGTAAGGTACTAAATTTATTgtcatttatctattttataaaaggCTTAGCTAATTTAGCCGCATCCGAACCTGTAGGTAGATTTTCCACAGCCAGGCAAAGAATTCTGTCCATGTGGAGGCTTTCCAATTCCGGATACTAGCTCGATTTTGCGTTTGCTGATCAAATTATCAGTGATATTGAAGAATCATGAGGAAAGTTAGGTACTTTTACTGTCTTGGACTAGTAACGAACAGAGACAATTTGATCCGTGGATGTGATTGTTCACATCAGCGTAGTGGATAAGAGCAAGAACAAAATAGTGGCGCCTCAGGGTCCCGGTTCGGATCCAATCAATTAACCCCTTTTTTGGCAAGGTGGGGTATCTTCACAGACACCCTCTAGTTCAGGGGAGGGAATCTCTCGGATAGTGTCAggctcttactgactaaacctgagcCGCTGTGTTACGTCATGCGCTTTTCTTTGTaagtgtatggcaatgcttttCAATCCTTCAAACAATACCGTGGGAATCAATTAACCCCTAGCCCACCACAAAAATTAGAAATGTGTCATTTGAGCGTAAATAAGGAGGTTCCATCCGGTCATGGAAAGGGGAACACCGCACGCGGCGACTCCAAATTGTATTGGTAGTATTATGCAAGAGCCGTATCTCCATGACCTACATGAGTTCGATTTTACTGAAGCTTTATTTTCCCGTACGATGCAGTTATCTCACAATAATTAAGAGGTccttagaaaaaataaagaagaataaattaTGACTCGAATTACGTTGTATTATTGCGGTAGGTACTAACTATGAGATCATGCATCCCCAGATTACGTTTGCCAGGTACACGAGGGTCTCAGGGAGGCCTATTGaaataacaattcaaaaaattgtgggaattttgaatattttttttactttttgatgcGTGAGCTATTTTTTTTGCCGACTAAGTCAAGAAATGTACTTAGGCGTTAGTAAAGTAGCATAGTGACAATTTAACAAACAACATAATTTGTGATAAGATTTTTGCAGTTGAGACGTATTAGAAAGAAATAAGAAGGAAAATTGAATATCTAAACACTTTATATTAAAGATGGTctgggttaggttaggttaggacTTGATATCTGCTATGGACCAATCTTCTTTGAAATGTACGCAAAAGTTTTTATAGAACTACAGTTTATCTTATACTAAGTAAATCCTCCATTCACATATTCACAAAGTTTTATAAGTACTCACCCCATctgatacaacaaatattgatGAATGGATCAGGAATGCCAACAAACTAAACATAGTTAACATGATGCCTCTCTACTGCGATACTAATTAAATACTACAttcaataaactttatataCTCCCGCTTACTATCGTCATTTGATCAATCATCCttatcttaataaaattattattatttgttaaaaaatcttaactaaAACGCTACTTGGGGTTTCCCCGTAAATGTCATAATATTTTCTGTCCACTGGGTCTTATATTCTACATTACAGTTACAATATACGATAGCAAATTCAAGTAATTAATACTGTTATTCGAATTAATCATAATGAGCATCAAAAATACTATAGCTAGCACCCCTGTTCGCCCGCAATATATAGTCCTCTGTGGAGTAGTACCCAGAACTCAAAAGCGGCACGGCACCAA
This genomic interval carries:
- the LOC113506122 gene encoding uncharacterized protein LOC113506122 isoform X1 gives rise to the protein MLTMFSLLAFLIHSSIFVVSDGRYIMGRTVLNESNKGLVENFSIPAELHERDGKRFASFGTTVPIHCCTPEQVAEFANKTHHYCDVFTEQVLAPLDELVYVRIDENTAEKVFINRSKRILLVSSDGVLAQWRSAPTFESSNRFLAGTPIVNKDGDLVSVVTARKGNHYAVSTFEGEGGYFETSQPWKVLDPPEGAAVYGDRWFPSREEVRAYTLSLPGAAVSAGSPPAPVLHRGGSGRLVLADARGRQLSHHYLHGVATTDVQYL
- the LOC113506122 gene encoding uncharacterized protein LOC113506122 isoform X2; translated protein: MGRTVLNESNKGLVENFSIPAELHERDGKRFASFGTTVPIHCCTPEQVAEFANKTHHYCDVFTEQVLAPLDELVYVRIDENTAEKVFINRSKRILLVSSDGVLAQWRSAPTFESSNRFLAGTPIVNKDGDLVSVVTARKGNHYAVSTFEGEGGYFETSQPWKVLDPPEGAAVYGDRWFPSREEVRAYTLSLPGAAVSAGSPPAPVLHRGGSGRLVLADARGRQLSHHYLHGVATTDVQYL
- the LOC113506119 gene encoding uncharacterized protein LOC113506119; translated protein: MPKHTKKKTVLGSQARELVVRLRDYFEREQQNNGPLLPLNRIVERVTEALDIGRNTVSRITREKIGQDGMSENKLSTPNKKRTKVKPITDLDDFTRVAIRNHIYDYYRRMELPTLLKLLKSLKEVDLFKGGITSLRQVIKDIGFVYKKVNKRKIIMERTDIALARCTFLRKAKNISDWSKVVFLDETWLNANHTVAKSWTDDTAQSSTKVPEGKGERLIICHAGTASGFVPNCLLAFKSKKTTEYHEEMNYEKIKDWFIGLLNNLKEPMTIIMDNAPYHSVQVNKPPNQSNRKSELVKWLSENGVTADIKMLKTELIALIRRHKPPTPTYALDEIAKEKGHQVLRLPPYHCQYNAIELIWAQIKGHAARNNTSPPFTANKMLALLQEAINNVHPEDWSKVVNKTKRDIMSDWDRDIHIDNIIESSLIISVTDSDDELSENSDVTDSDMSLDE